A genomic segment from Desulfosoma caldarium encodes:
- a CDS encoding acetate--CoA ligase family protein, protein MGFHQMDAFFRPRSVAVIGASESPEKYGNIILRNILDGGFRGAVYPINPKSDTILGLPCFRSIKDIPDAVDLAVVIIPARLVPQAITECVEKGVKGAVIITGGFSEAGSEGESLQRQVAEIARHGNLRLIGPNCQGVNNPYHPLCASWPLLTKQGHVAVISQSGTVGAAMMDWFSDEELGVSCFVSLGNRADVDETDLLGYFENDTHTRVIALYVEGIKRPREFREAIRAATKPIVVLKAGRTPKGRVAAESHTRSLAGADAVYGALFQSHGVVRAETIQEFYDVAKAYAYLKEPPGNRILFITTSGGAGILATDCAEKEGLDVAPLPPELAEALEGVIPAHAIRANPLDLTGDATAAMYQAVMERARPYYDVLGVIFGDPVDKAAEVVTPQANELVIFLGGADVEKVERRKMHQKGVPVFPTPERGVRALAQRLSKAKRTKPARTTFVEGHTQGRAASLSECLAFLENHGFECICHRFAESPGKAVHVAHQLGFPVALKIDSPDILHKSDVGGVRLNLRSGQEVRAAYESMMSRASQVMPQAHIRGVVVTSMAATGVELILGMNRDPQFGPILLFGLGGVTVELFRDVTMKILPITRDDASAMLEEIQAAPLLNGFRGMPPVDKHALVEVILKLAHLAETHENLLEIDLNPVFAYSEGVLIADARIVWKS, encoded by the coding sequence ATGGGATTCCACCAAATGGACGCTTTTTTTCGGCCGCGCAGTGTGGCGGTCATCGGAGCTTCTGAGAGCCCCGAAAAATACGGCAACATCATTTTGCGCAACATTCTTGACGGCGGCTTTCGAGGGGCCGTGTATCCCATCAACCCAAAAAGTGACACCATTTTAGGGCTGCCGTGTTTTCGCAGTATCAAAGACATTCCCGATGCGGTGGATTTGGCCGTGGTCATCATTCCGGCCCGTCTGGTGCCTCAGGCCATCACCGAATGCGTGGAAAAGGGCGTTAAGGGGGCGGTGATCATCACGGGAGGATTCAGTGAGGCGGGTTCGGAGGGGGAATCTTTGCAACGGCAGGTGGCAGAGATCGCTCGACATGGAAACCTGCGCCTCATCGGCCCTAACTGTCAAGGGGTGAACAATCCCTACCATCCCCTGTGCGCCTCATGGCCTTTGTTAACAAAGCAAGGGCATGTGGCCGTGATCAGTCAAAGCGGCACGGTGGGTGCCGCCATGATGGACTGGTTTTCCGATGAGGAGCTGGGCGTTTCGTGTTTTGTGAGCCTCGGAAACCGGGCCGACGTGGATGAAACGGATTTGCTCGGCTACTTTGAAAATGACACTCACACACGAGTCATCGCCCTTTATGTGGAAGGTATCAAAAGACCTCGGGAATTTCGAGAGGCGATCCGCGCAGCCACAAAGCCTATCGTGGTTTTGAAGGCGGGAAGGACCCCCAAAGGAAGGGTGGCCGCGGAGTCGCACACCAGGTCTTTGGCTGGAGCCGATGCAGTCTATGGAGCTCTTTTTCAAAGTCATGGTGTGGTCCGGGCGGAAACCATTCAAGAATTCTACGATGTGGCCAAAGCCTATGCCTATCTGAAGGAGCCGCCGGGAAACCGCATTCTCTTTATCACCACCTCGGGAGGCGCAGGCATTCTGGCGACGGATTGTGCGGAAAAGGAGGGGCTCGATGTAGCGCCGCTGCCACCGGAGCTGGCCGAAGCCCTTGAGGGGGTGATTCCGGCCCATGCCATCCGCGCTAACCCCTTGGATCTCACCGGGGATGCCACCGCCGCCATGTACCAGGCGGTGATGGAGCGGGCGCGGCCCTACTACGACGTTCTGGGCGTCATTTTCGGGGATCCCGTGGACAAAGCCGCCGAGGTGGTGACGCCGCAGGCGAACGAGCTGGTCATTTTCCTGGGAGGTGCGGACGTCGAAAAAGTGGAACGCCGAAAGATGCATCAAAAAGGTGTTCCGGTTTTTCCCACGCCGGAAAGGGGAGTTCGAGCCCTTGCGCAGCGCCTTTCTAAAGCGAAGCGCACCAAGCCCGCGCGCACCACCTTTGTGGAAGGTCATACTCAGGGTAGGGCAGCAAGCCTCAGCGAATGCCTGGCCTTTTTGGAAAATCATGGATTTGAATGCATTTGTCACCGCTTTGCGGAAAGTCCCGGCAAAGCTGTTCATGTGGCGCATCAGCTGGGTTTTCCCGTGGCGTTGAAAATTGATTCGCCCGACATTTTGCACAAGTCCGACGTCGGCGGGGTTCGGTTGAACCTTCGATCGGGACAAGAGGTGCGCGCGGCCTACGAAAGCATGATGAGTCGAGCCAGCCAGGTGATGCCTCAGGCTCACATTCGCGGCGTGGTGGTCACCAGCATGGCGGCTACGGGCGTGGAGCTCATTCTGGGCATGAATCGAGATCCCCAGTTCGGCCCCATTCTCTTATTCGGTTTGGGTGGCGTGACGGTGGAATTGTTTCGAGACGTCACCATGAAGATCCTTCCCATCACCCGCGATGACGCCTCTGCCATGTTGGAAGAAATCCAGGCGGCCCCGCTTCTAAACGGCTTTCGCGGCATGCCTCCCGTGGACAAGCACGCCTTGGTGGAAGTCATTTTGAAACTGGCGCATCTGGCCGAAACGCATGAAAACCTGTTGGAAATCGACCTCAATCCCGTCTTCGCCTATTCTGAAGGCGTGCTGATCGCCGACGCGCGCATCGTCTGGAAATCATGA
- a CDS encoding class II aldolase/adducin family protein translates to MESREAMAREEIVWACQKLAAAGLIAASDGNVSCRLGRGVYLITPSGFPKAEVKPKDLLVIDTAGSVLSGNGKPSSEWRLHSLVYEKRADVGAVVHAHPALLTAMTLAGVPFSSEVFPEVWVAVGPVPTAPYAMPSTDEVPRSLLPFVENHHAVLLSRHGSLTMGRDVRQAYYRLEKMEHAARSLLAACVFGGRMPDSLSAVQLEQLARLFS, encoded by the coding sequence ATGGAATCACGGGAAGCAATGGCGCGGGAAGAGATCGTTTGGGCGTGTCAAAAGCTGGCCGCAGCCGGTCTTATTGCCGCCAGTGACGGCAACGTGAGTTGCCGCCTGGGCCGTGGAGTCTACCTCATCACCCCGAGCGGTTTTCCCAAGGCTGAGGTAAAGCCTAAGGATTTGCTGGTCATCGATACCGCGGGGTCCGTGCTTTCTGGCAATGGAAAACCTTCCAGCGAATGGCGGTTGCATTCTCTCGTTTACGAAAAGCGAGCCGATGTGGGCGCGGTGGTTCATGCGCACCCTGCGTTGCTCACCGCCATGACATTGGCCGGCGTGCCATTTTCTTCCGAAGTGTTTCCGGAAGTATGGGTCGCGGTTGGACCTGTGCCAACGGCTCCATACGCGATGCCGTCCACGGATGAAGTTCCCCGGTCCCTTTTGCCCTTTGTGGAAAATCACCACGCGGTCCTGCTCTCCCGTCACGGATCGCTCACCATGGGCCGTGATGTGCGCCAAGCCTATTACCGACTGGAAAAAATGGAACACGCCGCCCGAAGTTTGTTGGCGGCGTGTGTTTTTGGAGGGCGCATGCCCGATTCCTTGTCGGCTGTTCAACTGGAACAGCTGGCCCGTCTGTTTTCATGA
- the ftsY gene encoding signal recognition particle-docking protein FtsY: MLKWFRKKDGEATTETAVEVEARQESPSQTESEVGTEEPQETHAAFLARLKNRLAKSRERLADRVDRLVLGKKHIDAELIEDLEEILVTADLGVHTTQFLLDRVREKVKRKELQDPERLRQALREEMEAILSVQAPPMDPSRAKPFVIMMIGVNGVGKTTTIGKLAHRFRQDGLTPMLVAADTFRAAAAEQLERWAERIQVPIVRQQSGADPSAVVFDALDAAMARHVDVVLIDTAGRMHTKVNLMEELKKLHRVIRRKLPEAPHEILLVLDATTGQNAVNQARLFQDALGITGLILTKLDGTAKGGVIVPICQELRLPVRYIGLGEALDDLRPFDAAAFARAVL, from the coding sequence ATGCTCAAATGGTTTCGCAAGAAAGACGGTGAAGCAACGACAGAGACCGCGGTGGAGGTGGAAGCCCGACAGGAATCGCCTTCACAAACCGAATCAGAGGTCGGCACGGAGGAGCCTCAAGAAACTCACGCCGCCTTCTTGGCTCGCCTCAAGAACCGTTTGGCCAAAAGCCGCGAACGCTTGGCCGACCGGGTGGATCGACTGGTTTTGGGGAAAAAACACATCGACGCCGAATTGATTGAAGATCTTGAGGAAATTCTGGTGACGGCCGATCTTGGCGTGCACACAACCCAGTTTCTTCTCGATCGCGTGCGCGAAAAGGTCAAGAGAAAGGAATTGCAAGATCCCGAAAGACTTCGCCAGGCGCTTCGAGAAGAAATGGAAGCGATCCTTTCGGTCCAGGCCCCGCCAATGGATCCATCCCGAGCCAAGCCTTTTGTGATCATGATGATCGGCGTCAATGGGGTCGGGAAGACGACCACCATTGGCAAGCTGGCCCATCGCTTTCGCCAAGACGGCCTCACCCCCATGCTGGTCGCCGCCGACACCTTTCGAGCCGCCGCCGCTGAACAGTTAGAACGGTGGGCGGAGCGTATCCAGGTGCCCATCGTTCGCCAGCAAAGTGGCGCCGATCCCAGCGCGGTCGTCTTTGACGCACTGGATGCAGCCATGGCGCGCCATGTGGACGTGGTTCTCATCGACACGGCAGGGCGCATGCACACCAAAGTGAATCTCATGGAAGAATTGAAAAAGCTGCACCGCGTCATTCGAAGAAAACTGCCCGAAGCGCCCCATGAAATTCTTCTCGTGCTGGACGCTACCACGGGTCAAAATGCTGTGAACCAAGCCCGTCTCTTTCAGGACGCCCTGGGAATCACGGGCTTAATATTGACCAAATTGGATGGAACCGCCAAAGGTGGAGTCATCGTCCCCATTTGCCAGGAATTGCGGTTGCCTGTACGATACATTGGCCTTGGGGAAGCCTTGGACGATCTTCGCCCCTTTGATGCCGCGGCGTTTGCTCGAGCCGTGCTCTAG
- a CDS encoding CaiB/BaiF CoA transferase family protein — MAGPFDGVRVLDLSRLLPGPFCSMLLADLGADVIKIEDPKVGDYIRWWPPRIGRNSGFHVVLNRNKRSVTLNLKDPQGQNIFRRLVKTADVVLEGFRPGVMERLGLGYAALQKIRPEIIYCAITGYGQEGKRALRAGHDINYLALSGVLSYCGQGPAPSLPGVQIGDLGGGALMAAFSIAAALFARERSGHGQMIDISMTDGAAMWNCLRWGKFLADGRVPEPGDDLLNHGLACYNIYRTKDGRFMSLGALEPQFWKAFCVAMNRPDWDRPDYFEPGPHQRPLYEEIARAFEEKTQGEWIAVFEKTDCCCEPVLNLEEVMADPAMKARHMVVELHHEIWGTYRQLGCAPKFSGSRPDLHRHAPELGEHTTDVLAELGYTPETIRHLHSQGVV; from the coding sequence ATGGCGGGACCTTTTGACGGTGTGAGAGTTTTGGATCTTTCACGGCTGCTTCCCGGACCCTTTTGTTCCATGCTCTTGGCCGATCTCGGCGCCGACGTTATCAAGATCGAGGATCCCAAAGTGGGCGACTACATTCGATGGTGGCCGCCTCGCATCGGCCGCAATAGTGGCTTTCACGTGGTCCTCAACCGCAACAAACGGTCCGTGACCCTTAACCTCAAGGATCCTCAGGGCCAAAACATTTTCCGACGCCTGGTTAAGACGGCGGACGTGGTGCTGGAAGGGTTTCGCCCTGGTGTCATGGAGCGGCTTGGGCTGGGTTATGCCGCTCTTCAAAAAATTCGCCCCGAAATTATCTACTGTGCCATCACGGGCTACGGCCAAGAGGGAAAAAGGGCGCTGCGGGCCGGGCATGACATCAATTACTTGGCTTTAAGTGGTGTCTTGTCCTATTGCGGCCAAGGGCCGGCGCCATCCTTGCCCGGTGTCCAAATCGGGGATCTCGGAGGTGGAGCCCTCATGGCGGCCTTCAGTATCGCGGCAGCCCTTTTTGCTCGAGAACGCTCCGGCCATGGGCAAATGATCGACATCTCCATGACCGACGGAGCCGCCATGTGGAATTGCCTGCGCTGGGGAAAATTCCTGGCCGACGGCAGAGTTCCCGAACCCGGTGACGATCTCCTGAACCACGGCCTTGCCTGCTACAACATCTACCGCACCAAGGATGGACGATTTATGAGCTTGGGGGCTCTGGAACCGCAATTCTGGAAGGCCTTTTGCGTGGCCATGAACCGCCCCGATTGGGATCGGCCGGATTATTTCGAGCCTGGTCCTCATCAGCGCCCACTGTACGAGGAAATTGCACGAGCCTTTGAAGAGAAAACACAGGGGGAATGGATCGCCGTTTTTGAAAAAACAGACTGTTGCTGCGAGCCGGTGTTAAATCTGGAGGAAGTGATGGCCGACCCGGCCATGAAGGCTCGACACATGGTGGTGGAACTGCACCATGAAATTTGGGGAACCTATCGACAGTTGGGCTGCGCTCCCAAATTTTCTGGTAGCCGCCCAGACCTGCACCGTCACGCTCCGGAACTGGGGGAGCACACCACGGATGTGCTGGCGGAGTTGGGATACACTCCGGAAACGATCCGGCATTTGCACTCTCAGGGCGTGGTGTGA
- a CDS encoding FmdB family zinc ribbon protein, with protein MPIYEFRCVRCGHIQEVLTSSSQSQVTLVCEQCQGEVMERVLSRVSYVMGHSSSARHDGPRVTSKSCSPGSSCSTIELPGHTR; from the coding sequence ATGCCGATCTACGAATTTCGCTGCGTTCGCTGTGGTCATATTCAAGAAGTTCTGACGTCCAGCTCCCAAAGCCAGGTGACCCTCGTCTGTGAACAATGTCAGGGTGAGGTCATGGAGCGGGTGCTGAGCCGGGTGAGCTACGTCATGGGTCATTCCTCCTCTGCCCGCCACGACGGGCCCAGGGTGACGTCCAAGAGCTGCTCTCCGGGTAGCAGCTGTTCGACCATAGAGCTTCCGGGCCACACGCGCTGA
- a CDS encoding DUF3786 domain-containing protein: MQEKRELLKNRLVPLDIYKVTPKTNCGQCSYPTCLAFATQAVVGEVALAGCPHLDDEVRREFEDRLARQLDQGIGRKRESFEKTLEFLRESLTPWLSPENAAALGASWILKAEGNPSLRFPYLDDEVVVNEDDVHSAKGRDLSPWEKIFLYNYVIGGAVEPLGRWVGMESLPNAVSKIKSLRAHCEEPLAKAFPQDLQLLRHCVAPFFEELPTDMGHAGWAGECRLLPKVRLRLLWWPGDDDEGFAPRVKFLFDARVLETLDLESLVFACEQITERVLEARRRVLSRNGTRAS; encoded by the coding sequence GTGCAAGAGAAAAGAGAGCTTCTCAAGAATCGCCTCGTCCCTTTGGACATTTACAAGGTGACCCCCAAGACCAACTGCGGACAATGCAGCTACCCCACCTGTTTGGCCTTTGCCACACAGGCCGTTGTTGGAGAAGTGGCCTTGGCGGGTTGCCCGCACCTGGACGACGAGGTGCGGCGAGAATTTGAAGACCGGCTGGCCCGCCAGCTGGATCAAGGGATTGGACGGAAACGGGAAAGTTTTGAGAAAACATTGGAATTTCTTCGTGAATCACTGACCCCGTGGCTCAGCCCCGAAAACGCGGCCGCATTGGGAGCATCATGGATCTTGAAGGCTGAAGGGAACCCCTCACTACGATTCCCCTATCTGGACGATGAAGTGGTGGTCAATGAGGACGATGTGCACTCGGCCAAGGGGCGCGACTTGAGCCCGTGGGAAAAGATCTTTCTTTACAACTACGTCATCGGTGGCGCTGTGGAGCCGTTGGGGCGATGGGTCGGCATGGAAAGCCTGCCCAACGCGGTGTCCAAGATCAAGAGCCTTCGGGCTCATTGCGAAGAACCGTTGGCCAAGGCCTTTCCTCAAGATCTGCAATTGTTGCGTCATTGTGTGGCCCCGTTCTTTGAGGAATTGCCCACCGATATGGGCCATGCCGGCTGGGCCGGAGAATGTCGGCTGTTGCCCAAGGTCCGCCTTCGGTTGCTGTGGTGGCCGGGGGATGATGATGAGGGCTTTGCCCCTCGCGTGAAATTTCTTTTTGACGCACGGGTTTTGGAAACCCTGGATCTGGAATCTTTGGTTTTCGCCTGCGAACAGATCACGGAAAGAGTCCTGGAGGCTCGGCGCCGAGTGCTCTCCCGCAACGGGACACGGGCTTCTTGA
- a CDS encoding Hsp20/alpha crystallin family protein → MSVGSETLVNELLSMKERIDDLYRETVHAVQSDPDAENALAEWNPAADVFENEEEWKAVVDLPGVSKADLSVELVQNILILSGTRSNGASRSHEAVLCERPWGPFRRQWTLPENIVPEKVVADYRHGVLTIVVPKNAVASRKVPVRAET, encoded by the coding sequence GTGAGTGTAGGAAGTGAAACACTGGTCAACGAGCTTCTTTCCATGAAAGAACGCATCGACGACTTATATCGGGAGACCGTCCATGCGGTGCAATCCGATCCCGATGCGGAAAACGCTTTGGCAGAGTGGAATCCGGCAGCGGATGTTTTCGAAAATGAGGAAGAATGGAAGGCAGTTGTGGATCTTCCCGGAGTCTCGAAGGCGGATCTGTCCGTAGAGCTTGTGCAGAACATCCTGATCCTTTCCGGAACGAGGTCGAACGGAGCGTCCAGGAGCCACGAAGCCGTCCTTTGCGAAAGGCCTTGGGGACCTTTTAGAAGGCAGTGGACGCTTCCCGAAAACATCGTGCCGGAAAAGGTCGTGGCAGACTACCGACACGGTGTTCTCACCATCGTGGTGCCCAAGAACGCTGTCGCCTCACGTAAAGTGCCTGTGCGCGCCGAAACATGA